A window of Cyclopterus lumpus isolate fCycLum1 chromosome 14, fCycLum1.pri, whole genome shotgun sequence contains these coding sequences:
- the acaca gene encoding acetyl-CoA carboxylase 1 isoform X14: MAQQDGAAKKNPAVTALHSHFTVGSVSEENSEDEIPGKPGLQLEERETRSSSPSSDSSSSTFEMGFDHIDGPSNNLRPSMSGLHLVKQGRDRRRIDLQRDFTVASPAEFVTRFGGNKVIEKVLIANNGIAAVKCMRSIRRWAYEMFRNERAIRFVVMVTPEDLKANAEYIKMADHYVPVPGGTNNNNYANVELILDIAKRIPVQAVWAGWGHASENPKLPELLHKNGIAFMGPPSQAMWALGDKIASSIVAQTAGIPTLPWSGSGLTVDWTESNQKKKIINVPADVFELGCIQDVEDGLKAAEKVGYPVMVKASEGGGGKGIRKVNCADDFPNLFRQVQAEVPGSPIFVMQLAKHARHLEVQILADQYGNAISLFGRDCSVQRRHQKIIEEAPSTIAPSDVFEDMERCAVKLAKMVGYVSAGTVEYLYSQDGSFYFLELNPRLQVEHPCTEMVADVNLPAAQLQIAMGIPLQRIKDIRMLYGVQPWGDSHIDFEGLSTAPSPRGHVIAARITSENPDEGFKPSSGTVQELNFRSNKNVWGYFSVAAAGGLHEFADSQFGHCFSWGENREEAISNMVVALKELSIRGDFRTTVEYLIKLLETESFQHNTIDTGWLDRLISEKMQAERPDTMLGIVSGALHVADVNLRNSVSNFLHSLERGQVLPAHTLLNTVDVELIYEGTKYVLTVTRQSPNSYVVIMNHSAAEVDVHRLSDGGLLLSYDGSSYTTYMKEEVDRYRITIGNKTCVFERENDPSLLRSPSAGKLIQYTVEDGGHVFSGQCYAEIEVMKMVMTLTALESGCIHYVKRVGAALEPGCVISKLQLDDPSRVQQAELHTGPLPIIQAVALRGEKLHRVFHNTLDHLVHIMNGYCLPEPFFSAKLKDWVERLMKNMRDPSLPLLELQDIMTSVSGRIPPAVEKSIKKEMAQYASNITSVLCQFPSQQIANILDSHAATLNKKSEREVFFMNTQSIVQLVQKYRSGIRGHMKAVVMDLLRQYLKVEIQFQNGHYDKCVFALREENKGDMANVLNYIFSHAQVTKKNLLVTMLIDQLCGRDPTLTDELMAILTELTQLSKTTNAKVALRARQVLIASHLPSYELRHNQVESIFLSAIDMYGHQFCIENLQKLILSETSIFDVLPNFFYHSNQVVRMAALEVYVRRAYIAYELNSVQHRQLRDNTCIVEFQFMLPTSHPNRGNIPTLNRMSFSSNLNHYGMLHIGSVSDVLLDASFTPPCQRMGAMVAFRSFQEFSRNVNDVLSCFSDSPPPSPTFPEGGNPVLYGEEENKSVVDEPIHILNVAIKTDSDIDDDGLAAVFREFTHSKKSMLCEHGIRRLTFLVAQEREFPKFFTFRARDKFEEDRIYRHLEPALAFQLELNRMRNFALSAIPCANHKMHLYVGAARVEAGTEVTDYRFFVRAIIRHSDLVTKEASFEYLHNEAERLLLEAMDELEVAFNNTTVRTDCNHIFLNFVPTVIMDPSKIEESVRSMVMRYGSRLWKLRVLQAELKINIRLTPTGKQIPIRLFLTNESGYYLDISLYKEVTDSRTGQVGPKDRQIMFQAYGDKQGPLHGMLINTPYVTKDLLQSKRFQAQTLGTTYVYDFPEMFRQALKKLWHSFQTFAHLPKCPLPSELLTFTELVLDAQGQLVQMNRLPGGNEIGMVAWRMTLRTPEYPAGREIIVISNDITHKIGSFGPQEDILFLRASEMARESGIPRIYIAANSGARIGLAEEIRHMFHVAWLDTADPYKGFKYLYLTPQDYKKVSALNSVHCEHVEDEGESRYKITDIIGKDDGLGVENLKGSGMIAGESSLAYDEIITMNLVTCRAIGIGAYLVRLGQRTIQVDNSHIILTGAAALNKVLGREVYTSNNQLGGIQIMHNNGVTHTTVCDDFEGVFALLAWLSYMPMCKSSPVPILCAKDPVDRLVDFVPTKTPYDPRWMLAGRPSQTPKGSWQSGFFDQGSFMEIMQPWAQSVVVGRARLGGIPTGVVAVETRSVELSIPADPANLDSDAKIIQQAGQVWFPDSAFKTAQAIKDLNREGLPLMVFSNWRGFSGGMKDMYDQVLKFGAYIVDGLREYKQPVLVYIPPHAELRGGSWVVIDPTINPRHMEMYADKDSRGGVLEPEGTVEIKFRRKDLVKTMRRVDPVYTSLAERLGTPELSPPDRKELESQLKEREEFLLPIYHQVAVQFADLHDTPGRMQEKGVITDILDWQTSRQFFYWRLRRLLLEDTVMKKIQEANSELTDGQIQAMLRRWFVEAEGAVKAYLWDDNEEVVAWLEKQIAEEEGARSVVDENIKYIRRDHILKQIRSLVQANPEVAMDSIVHMTQHISPTQRAEVVRILSTMETSASS, from the exons ATGGCTCAGCAGGACGGCGCTGCCAAGAAGAACCCTGCGGTGACGGCGTTGCACTCGCACTTCACTGTGGGTTCGGTATCGGAGGAGAACTCTGAGGATGAGATCCCGGGGAAGCCCGGCttgcagctggaggagagggagaccCGCTCCTCGTCGCCATCCTCTGACAGCTCGAGCAGCACCTTTGAAATGGGATTCGACCACATTGATGGACCCTCGAACAATCTAAG GCCAAGCATGTCAGGGCTGCACCTAGTGAAGCAAGGCAGAGATCGCCGGCGTATTGATCTCCAGAGAGACTTCACCGTGGCCTCTCCCGCGGAATTTGTCACCCGCTTTGGTGGCAACAAGGTCATCGAGAAG GTGCTTATTGCCAACAATGGTATTGCGGCGGTCAAATGCATGCGCTCCATCCGGCGCTGGGCCTATGAGATGTTTCGCAATGAAAGGGCAATCCGCTTTGTCGTAATGGTGACCCCAGAGGACCTTAAGGCCAATGCAG AGTACATCAAAATGGCAGATCATTACGTGCCCGTGCCAGGAGGGACGAATAATAACAACTATGCCAACGTTGAGCTCATTCTGGACATTGCGAAACGGATACCTGTTCAG GCCGTGTGGGCTGGGTGGGGTCATGCCTCAGAGAACCCCAAACTCCCAGAGCTGCTTCACAAGAATGGCATTGCTTTCATGG GTCCCCCGAGTCAGGCTATGTGGGCTCTGGGAGACAAGATTGCTTCGTCCATCGTGGCTCAGACAGCTGGCATTCCTACCCTGCCCTGGAGCGGTTCAG GCCTCACAGTGGATTGGACAGAGAGCAACCAAAAGAAGAAGATCATCAATGTTCCTGCTGACGTGTTTGAGCTCGGCTGCATCCAGGATGTGGAGGATGGCCTGAAA GCTGCGGAGAAAGTCGGTTACCCCGTCATGGTGAAGGCCTCGGAGGGAGGCGGAGGCAAAGGCATCCGTAAAGTCAACTGTGCTGACGATTTCCCTAATCTCTTCAGACAG GTCCAGGCAGAAGTCCCAGGATCACCTATTTTCGTCATGCAGCTAGCCAAGCACGCCCGCCACCTAGAGGTCCAGATCTTGGCCGATCAATACGGCAATGCCATTTCCCTGTTTGGGAGAGACTGCTCTGTGCAGCGACGGCACCAGAAAATTATAGAGGAGGCTCCTTCCACCATCGCCCCCTCTGACGTGTTTGAGGATATGGAAAGG TGTGCAGTGAAGCTGGCTAAGATGGTGGGGTACGTCAGTGCAGGTACGGTGGAGTACCTCTACAGCCAGGATGGCAGCTTCTACTTCCTGGAGCTCAACCCTCGTCTGCAGGTGGAACACCCCTGCACCGAGATGGTGGCCGACGTCAACTTGCCTGCTGCCCAGCTGCAG ATTGCTATGGGTATACCTCTTCAAAGGATAAAAGACATCAGGATGCTCTATGGGGTCCAGCCGTGGGGAGACTCTCACATTGACTTCGAGGGCCTGTCGacagccccctccccccgggGACATGTCATCGCAGCACGCATCACCAGTGAAAACCCTGATGAG GGTTTCAAGCCGAGCTCCGGCACAGTGCAAGAGCTGAATTTCCGGAGCAATAAGAACGTGTGGGGCTACTTCAGCGTGGCAGCGGCTGGAGGGCTGCATGAGTTTGCAGACTCCCAGTTTGGACACTGTTTCTCTTGGGGAGAGAATCGTGAAGAAGCCATCTC CAACATGGTGGTGGCTCTGAAGGAGTTGTCCATCAGAGGAGACTTCAGGACCACAGTGGAATACCTCATCAAGCTGCTGGAGACTGAAAGCTTTCAGCACAACACCATTGACACCGGCTGGCTGGACAGGCTTATCTCAGAGAAGATGCAG GCGGAGCGTCCCGATACCATGCTGGGAATTGTGAGCGGGGCTCTTCATGTGGCCGATGTCAATCTCAGGAACAGCGTGTCCAACTTTCTGCATTCTCTGGAAAG GGGCCAGGTGctgccagcacacacacttctcaacACGGTGGACGTGGAGCTGATCTATGAAGGTACCAAGTACGTCCTGACGGTGACCCGCCAGTCTCCCAACTCCTACGTGGTCATCATGAACCACTCCGCTGCTGAGGTGGACGTCCATCGGCTCAGTGACGGAGGGCTTTTACTGTCTTATGATGGAAGCAGCTACACCACCTAcatgaaggaggaggtggacag gTATCGCATCACGATTGGGAACAAGACTTGTGTTTTTGAAAGAGAGAATGATCCTTCGCTGCTGCGATCTCCTTCAGCAGGAAAGCTCATCCAGTACACAGTCGAGGATGGCGGCCACGTGTTTTCTGGCCAGTGCTATGCTGAGATAGAG gtgatgaagatggtgatgactCTAACGGCTTTGGAGTCTGGTTGTATTCACTATGTGAAGAGGGTTGGAGCAGCACTGGAGCCCGGCTGTGTCATTTCCAAGCTACAACTGGATGACCCCAGTCGAGTGCAACAG GCTGAGCTGCACACGGGGCCCCTACCTATTATCCAGGCAGTGGCTCTGAGAGGGGAGAAGCTGCACAGAGTCTTCCACAACACGCTGGATCATCTTGTTCACATTATGAATGGCTACTGTCTACCTGAGCCTTTCTTCAGCGCTAag TTGAAAGACTGGGTGGAGAGGTTGATGAAAAACATGCGCGACCCCTCTCTGCCGCTGTTGGAGCTTCAAGACATCATGACCAGTGTGTCGGGTCGCATCCCCCCTGCTGTGGAGAAGTCCATCAAGAAGGAGATGGCTCAGTACGCCAGCAACATCACCTCGGTGCTCTGCCAGTTCCCCAGCCAGCAG ATTGCAAACATCCTGGACAGCCATGCTGCTACTCTGAACAAGAAGTCCGAGAGAGAAGTCTTCTTCATGAACACGCAAAGCATCGTTCAGCTGGTGCAGAA GTATCGCAGCGGCATCAGAGGTCACATGAAGGCCGTGGTGATGGACTTGCTCAGACAGTACCTGAAAGTAGAGATCCAGTTTCAGAATG GACACTATGACAAGTGTGTGTTCGCGCTGCGTGAGGAAAACAAGGGCGACATGGCAAACGTGCTCAACTACATCTTCTCCCATGCTCAAGTCACCAAGAAGAACCTGCTGGTTACCATGCTGATT GATCAGCTGTGTGGCCGTGATCCCACGCTGACGGATGAACTGATGGCCATCTTGACTGAACTCACCCAGCTCAGCAAGACGACCAACGCCAAGGTGGCACTGCGAGCCCGGCAG GTGTTGATCGCTTCCCACCTCCCCTCTTATGAGCTACGACACAACCAGGTGGagtccatcttcctctctgccatTGATATGTATGGCCACCAATTCTGCATCGAGAACCTGCAG aaaCTCATCCTTTCAGAAACGTCCATCTTTGACGTTCTGCCCAACTTCTTCTACCACAGTAATCAGGTGGTCAGGATGGCTGCCCTTGAG GTGTACGTTCGCAGAGCATACATCGCCTATGAGCTCAACAGCGTCCAGCATCGCCAGCTGAGGGACAACACGTGTATCGTAGAGTTCCAGTTCATGCTTCCCACCTCGCACCCCAACAG AGGGAACATCCCCACTCTAAACAG GATGTCATTCTCCTCCAACCTGAACCACTACGGCATGTTGCACATCGGCAGCGTCAGCGACGTTCTGCTTGACGCGTCCTTCACGCCACCTTGCCAGCGCATGGGAGCCATGGTCGCTTTCCGCTCATTCCAGGAGTTCAGCAG GAACGTAAACGACGTTCTGAGCTGCTTCTCTGACTCTCCTCCGCCAAGTCCAACCTTCCCAGAAGGAGGCAATCCTGTCCTCTACGGGGAAGAGGAGAACAAG AGCGTCGTTGACGAGCCTATCCATATCCTGAACGTGGCCATAAAGACGGACAGCGACATTGATGACGACGGCCTGGCAGCCGTATTCAGGGAGTTTACTCACTCAAAG AAATCTATGCTGTGTGAACACGGCATCCGTCGGCTGACTTTCCTTGTGGCCCAGGAG AGGGAATTCCCCAAGTTTTTCACATTCCGTGCCAGAGACAAG TTTGAGGAGGACAGGATCTACCGCCATTTGGAGCCGGCACTGGCGTTCCAGTTGGAGCTCAACCGCATGCGCAATTTTGCCCTCTCTGCCATCCCGTGTGCCAACCACAAGATGCACTTGTACGTGGGTGCTGCCCGTGTGGAGGCGGGCACAGAGGTTACGGACTACCGGTTCTTTGTGCGAGCCATCATCCGCCACTCCGATCTGGTCACGAAG GAGGCCTCTTTCGAATACCTTCACAATGAGGCAGAGcgtctgctgctggaggccatGGATGAGCTGGAGGTGGCTTTCAACAACACGACTGTACGAACTGACTGCAATCATATCTTCCTCAATTTTGTCCCAACAGTCATCATGGACCCATCTAAG ATTGAGGAGTCCGTGCGCTCCATGGTGATGCGTTACGGCAGCCGTCTGTGGAAGCTGCGTGTCCTGCAGGCTGAACTGAAAATTAACATCCGCCTGACACCAACTGGAAAGCAAATCCCCATCCGCCTCTTCCTCACCAATGAATCGGGCTACTACCTGGACATCAGCCTGTACAAGGAGGTCACTGATTCCCGAACGGGACAGGTGGGGCCCAAAGACCGACAG ATCATGTTCCAAGCATATGGAGACAAGCAAGGGCCGCTGCATGGCATGCTGATCAACACCCCCTATGTGACCAAGGACCTGCTGCAGTCTAAGCGCTTCCAGGCACAGACTCTGGGCACCACCTATGTCTATGACTTTCCAGAAATGTTCAGACAG GCTCTGAAAAAGCTGTGGCACTCTTTCCAGACCTTCGCCCACTTACCCAAATGCCCCCTTCCCTCTGAGCTGCTCACCTTCACAGAGCTGGTTCTCGATGCCCAAGGTCAGCTGGTGCAGATGAACAGACTGCCTGGGGGCAACGAG ATTGGCATGGTGGCGTGGCGGATGACCCTGCGCACGCCAGAATATCCAGCGGGACGTGAGATCATCGTCATAAGTAACGACATCACGCACAAGATCGGCTCATTTGGGCCCCAGGAGGACATATTGTTCCTGCGGGCTTCAGAGATGGCACGGGAGAGCGGCATCCCGCGGATCTACATCGCAGCCAACAGTGGCGCTCGCATTGGGCTGGCGGAGGAAATCAGACACATGTTCCACGTGGCCTGGCTGGATACAGCTGACCCTTATAAG GGATTCAAGTATCTCTACCTCACACCTCAGGATTACAAGAAAGTTTCCGCCCTGAACTCTGTGCATTGTGAACATGTGGAGGATGAGGGAGAATCCAG GTACAAGATCACTGACATCATTGGAAAAGATGACGGGCTGGGTGTGGAGAATCTGAAAGGGTCAGGAATGATTGCTGGAGAATCCTCTCTGGCTTATGACGAGATCATCACCATGAACCTG GTCACGTGCAGAGCCATAGGGATTGGGGCGTATCTGGTGAGGCTTGGACAGAGAACCATCCAAGTGGACAACTCTCACATTATCCTTACTGGAGCGGCAGCACTCAACAAG GTGCTGGGCAGGGAAGTGTACACATCGAACAACCAACTTGGCGGCATTCAAATCATGCACAACAACGGCGTGACGCACACTACCGTTTGTGACGACTTTGAGGGAGTCTTCGCGCTTCTGGCGTGGCTCTCCTACATGCCCATG TGTAAATCTAGTCCAGTGCCAATCCTCTGCGCCAAGGATCCCGTGGATCGGCTGGTGGATTTTGTGCCTACAAAGACTCCGTATGACCCTCGCTGGATGCTAGCAGGACGTCCCAGCCAGA CTCCAAAGGGTTCCTGGCAGAGTGGCTTTTTTGACCAGGGCTCCTTCATGGAGATCATGCAGCCGTGGGCTCAGAGTGTGGTGGTCGGCAGAGCCAG ACTGGGCGGGATACCTACTGGGGTGGTCGCCGTGGAAACCAGGTCAGTGGAGCTGTCGATCCCAGCCGATCCAGCTAATTTGGACTCTGATGCAAAG ATCATCCAGCAGGCCGGACAGGTGTGGTTCCCAGATTCTGCCTTCAAAACAGCCCAGGCCATTAAGGACCTAAACAGAGAGGGTCTACCTCTTATGGTGTTTTCTAACTGGAGGGGCTTCTCTGGAGGAATGAAAG ATATGTACGACCAGGTGCTGAAGTTTGGGGCCTACATTGTGGACGGGCTGAGGGAGTACAAGCAGCCGGTACTGGTTTATATCCCACCCCATGCTGAGCTGAGGGGAGGATCCTGGGTGGTTATCGATCCCACCATCAACCCACGTCACATGGAGATGTACGCTGACAAGGACAGCCG GGGTGGTGTTTTGGAGCCCGAAGGCACAGTGGAGATCAAATTCAGGAGGAAGGACCTGGTAAAGACCATGAGAAGAGTGGATCCAGTCTACACAAGCCTGGCTGAAAGACTGG GAACGCCAGAGCTGAGTCCCCCCGATCGTAAAGAGCTGGAGAGCCAGCTGAAGGAGCGTGAGGAGTTCCTCCTGCCAATCTACCACCAGGTGGCCGTGCAGTTTGCGGACCTCCACGACACCCCAGGTCGCATGCAAGAGAAAGGCGTCATAACG